GCGATCAAAGAGCATTTCAGTATAAATTAGACTGGACAGAACGGTTTTTCTGTATTTCCATAAAATTTTACATATCTTTTCTGACTAATGCTGTACTCTAAGAAACACGTCAAAATGACCAGTGATCATAATGTCATCCGGCTCTACAAGCACCCTGCCTGATACATCCAGCGAAACCACCACATCGACTAAAGCATCTTTGGTCTCATAAGATATAAAACCCTCTTCTTTTTTAAATTCATATTCACTGCCGCTTAGTACCTGCTCCATCAGCTGTCTGAATTCTGTTTCACTTTCAAAGGGCTGTTGTAGTCGTTGTTGCAGTTTGAGTAACGGTGTGTATATAATACTGCAAAGTAAATAGTCTTTTTTCGAGCGTGAGATACCATGGTTTTCAAATGTTATATCCAACTGACCTTGCAAAATTTTCAGTTCATCAAGTGTCATCTCTTTGGATTCATACGTCTCTTTGGCATTAACAAACCGGTCATACATAAAGGCTCCTTTGGTAATAAAGCAAATGCATTTTTCACTCTAAAACACTGCAAAATTATTTGAACCTGGTTTTGTATGGACTCCTTCATGGCTTTATGTTTTCTCATACTATGAGTATATAAATTGCATAAAAGTTATAAAAATACAATGAGGCAGCATGCAAGATAATTTACAACTCAATATTCCTCTTATGGACAAAATGCATGATGATTTTTTAGACCTTCTTAGCACTATAAAGTCTTGTAATGATTCAGAGTTCCTTCAACACTTTGAAGAGATCATCAACCATACCAAAGAGCATTTTGCATCAGAAGAGAGCATCATGACAGAACAAAACTTTTATGGAAGGCAGGAACATCTTGATGAACATATAAACCTTTTAAATGAGATGATATACTTTTATGAAAAGGCAAGAAAATTTCCTACATTTGGAAAACCATACATCAACGACTATGCTTATGAAAAGTTCAAAAGACATATTATCAATATAGACTCTCAATTTGCCATGTTTTTGAAAGAGCAAAATATATCATCCTAAAGGGATATCATGCAAGAAAAAAGCAACACAACTCTTATGCCATCTATCATTTACGGTACGGCATGGAAAAAAGAACAGACCACCAGACTTGTACTTGATGCGCTTGAAGCCGGATTCAGAGGGATTGATACCGCCTGTCAACCCAAACATTATAGTGAAGCGCTTGTAGGTGATGCCATCGTTCTTAGCGGCATTGATCGAAGAGACCTCTACATTCAAACCAAATTTACACCCGTTGAGGGACATGATCCAAACACCATCCCTTATGATAAAGACGCCTCGCTTTTTGAACAGGTGTTGCAATCGTTTGAGGTTTCAAAACAAAATCTAAAGAGTGACTATGTGGATGCGCTGATCCTGCACTCTCCTCTCTTTCCCTTTTCCAATCTTTTGGAGGTTTGGAGAGCTATGGAGAAGATCTATGAAACAGATGGGGCTAAAATGCTTGGGATCAGTAACTGCTATGATCTCTCTGTTTTAAAACGGCTTTACGATGAAGCAAGGATCAAACCATCCATAGTTCAAAACCGTTTTTATGAACAGAGTGACTATGACACAGAGTTACGACAGTGGTGTAAAGAGCATCATATCGCTTATGAGAGCTTCTGGAGCCTTACGGCCAATCCACATATCCTTAACAGCGATACCATCATTAAACTTGCTATAAAATACCGTAAAACACAACCACAGATCTTTTTTGCCTATCTGATCTCTCAAGGTATCACCCCGCTAAGCGGTACCACATCAAAAGAACATATGAGCGAAGACCTTGAAGCTAACAAAATAGTGCTTGAACGAGAAGAGATCGAACAGATAAGCAGTCTGCTTCGACATTGATCTTTTGCTAGTGCAAACCATTCACTTTTGAGCTTATGTTTTCTTTTATAGTTTTCATTATAAAACATCCCTATATAGAACATTTTATAAGGTTTTATATTCAAGGACACAGTTTTATAGCCCGCAAACGTCGCTATAGCGAATAACGTTATAAAATATGTTAGATTATAAGGTTTTACATATAAGCCATTTGGTTCTTGTTTAGTAAACGACAAATCATTAAATTTATACGTTTAGTAGAACATACGAAAAATCAAAACCGCTATTATAATCCATATACTGATTACAACAAAGGCAGCTGTTTTAGAACGAGGAAGAGATCTTAAAGTTGCTTGCTGGGCTTTGTTTTTACATTCACTCCAAATCTCCTCCGGTATCAGTTTTATGGCCAACGCTATTCCAAGTGGCAATAAAATGAAATCATCCAGATATCCAATGATAGGGATAAAATCAGGAATCAAATCTACGGGGCTTAGGGCATATGAAACCACTATTACCGCCATTATTTTGGCAACTATTGGAACATCTTTGTGATGATATGCCAAATATAGCGCATACAAGTAATGTTTCAGATGTTTAGCCCATGTTTTTAGTTTTTCAATCAAGTATAGTCCTTACTTTTTGATATCATACACAAATCTTTAGGATTACTGATACAAAAATTTAAACAATCTCGATAATTATTGTTGTATCTATTTTTCCTTTTCCAATACAACATTTCCTAATCCTGTTTTTACAGGATACCCTGCTTTTATCCATCCTTTTAGACCACCTTGAAGTGTTGTAGCATTTTTGTAGCCCATTTTTCTTAAGACTTGTGCTGCCAAAGCTCCACGTCCGCCTCTACGACAATATGTGACAATATATGCATCTTTATCAGGAATAATTGTATTAATTTCCCACTCCAAATTTCCACGCGTTACAGAAAGAAAATTCTCTTTGTCAAAGTCAGTAAACGGTATGCTCCCCTCTGCATATTGTTCAGTTTCACGCACATCTAAAACAATGACATCATCACCATTGTCAAGCATTGTTTTTAATTTT
This is a stretch of genomic DNA from Sulfurovum zhangzhouensis. It encodes these proteins:
- a CDS encoding YkvA family protein, with product MIEKLKTWAKHLKHYLYALYLAYHHKDVPIVAKIMAVIVVSYALSPVDLIPDFIPIIGYLDDFILLPLGIALAIKLIPEEIWSECKNKAQQATLRSLPRSKTAAFVVISIWIIIAVLIFRMFY
- a CDS encoding rhodanese-like domain-containing protein, whose translation is MKNTLVKLLLAWALIASSSLMAEPLSKMDLINQAKKEVGEVTPKKLKTMLDNGDDVIVLDVRETEQYAEGSIPFTDFDKENFLSVTRGNLEWEINTIIPDKDAYIVTYCRRGGRGALAAQVLRKMGYKNATTLQGGLKGWIKAGYPVKTGLGNVVLEKEK
- a CDS encoding bacteriohemerythrin, which produces MQDNLQLNIPLMDKMHDDFLDLLSTIKSCNDSEFLQHFEEIINHTKEHFASEESIMTEQNFYGRQEHLDEHINLLNEMIYFYEKARKFPTFGKPYINDYAYEKFKRHIINIDSQFAMFLKEQNISS
- a CDS encoding aldo/keto reductase family protein, whose protein sequence is MQEKSNTTLMPSIIYGTAWKKEQTTRLVLDALEAGFRGIDTACQPKHYSEALVGDAIVLSGIDRRDLYIQTKFTPVEGHDPNTIPYDKDASLFEQVLQSFEVSKQNLKSDYVDALILHSPLFPFSNLLEVWRAMEKIYETDGAKMLGISNCYDLSVLKRLYDEARIKPSIVQNRFYEQSDYDTELRQWCKEHHIAYESFWSLTANPHILNSDTIIKLAIKYRKTQPQIFFAYLISQGITPLSGTTSKEHMSEDLEANKIVLEREEIEQISSLLRH